The genomic DNA ACGCACAGGCGGTGCGGAGTTCATCGCCGCGCTCGTCGTGAGCAGCGCCGACGTCCTCCCCGTGCTCGCGGTACTGGGGCTGTTCTACCTGCTGACGGGCCTGCTGGCGAACATCATCACCCCCGTCGCGAGCGTCGTCCTGATGATCCCGGTCGCCGTCGACACGGCCGGGCGCATCGGTGGCGAGCCGTTCTCGTTCCTGCTGGCCGTCACCTTCGCCGCCTCCGCGGCGTTCATGACGCCCATCGGCTACCAGACGAACCTCATGGTGTACGGCCCCGGCGGCTACAAGTTCACCGACTACGTCCGGGTCGGCGCGCCGCTCCAGTTGCTGCTGGCCGTCGTGGTGACGCTGGGTATCGCGACGCTGTTCGGGGTCTGAGTCCGGGCGGCCCTACTGCCGGGGCGCGGTGACGGCCGACGTACGAGTTATGCGACCGGCCACGGAGCGGTGGGCAATCGGATGCGTCGGTTCCTCGACCTCGCCGCCGTCGCCATCGTCGTCATCGTCATCGTGGGTCGTGTCGCCGGCACTCGCCCGCGGTCGGTGAGAGCGAGTCCGCGTGTTCGTGCTCGGCGACGACTGGTCGGCGGCGCGGATGCTCGAGGAGCCGAAGGACGACCCCGGGGACCTCCGGACGAACCACTCCCCCAGGGGCGAGGACAACCACCGGGTGGCGTTCGGGGCCGAGCGACCCCCCGGACGGGCGGCGCCCGGCTGTGTCGTGTGGCTATAAACCCCCGACCCCCGAACGACTCAGGAATGACCGACGACCCGCTGAAGGTCGCCATCGCCTGCCAGGGCGGGGGGAGCCACACCGCCTTCACCGCCGGAGCGCTCCAGCGACTCCTCCCCGAGATCACCCGCGAACGGTACGACGTCGTCGGATTCTCGGGCACCTCCGGCGGCGCTATCTGCGCGCTGCTGGGGTGGTACGGCCACGTGAGCCCGGACCACGCGCCGGCGGCGCTGCTCGGGGAGTTCTGGAAGGATATGGAGGCCGATACCCCCGCGGAACGGTACCTCAACGACCTGACCGTCCAGACCGCCCGCTTCCGGGCGATGGGCTTCCCGTTCCCGTCGTTCAGCCCGGGCCAGACCCCGGCCGGCGCCCTGGCCGAGCGTGAGCTCCGGCGGCTACTCGAGCGCCACGTCGACTTCGCGAACGCGCGGCGGCTGAGCGCCCAGATACGCGAGCAGCGCCACGAGGAGACCATCACACCAGGGCTACTGGTCAGCGCCATCGACGTACTGAGCGGTGAGTTCCGGGTCTTCCGGGGCCGCGAGATGAGCGCCGACGCGGTGCTGGCGAGTGCCGCCGAACCCGGCCTGTTCGGCGCCGTCGACGTCGACGGCCGCCACTACTGGGACGGGCTGTTCTCGAAGAACCCGCCGGTCCGTGACTTCTCGACTGCCGACGACATCCCCGACCCGGACGAGGTGTGGCTCATCCAGATCAACCCCTCCGAGCGGTCGACGGTGCCGACCTCGCAGGAGGGTATCGCCGACCGTCGCAACGAGCTCAGCGGCAACACCTCGCTGGAGCAGGAGGTCCAGTTCATCGAGCAGGTCAACGAGTGGGTCGACGCGGGCTACCTCCCCGAGCGGCACACCCACACGGACATCCGGCGGGTCCGCTTCGAGGAGGAGCTGGCGTGGTCGACGAAGCTGGACCGGTCGCCGGCGTTCCTCGAGGCGCTGTTCCGCACCGGGCGCGAACGAGCCGACGCCTTCCTCGGCGACCGGCGGGCGTAGGGCTACTTCGGGGCTGGCTTCTCGGGAACCGTATCACGGTCACGGCGCCGGAGCCGCCGCGCGGCGAACCACGCGGCCACGCTCGCGGCGAGCGCCCCGAGGGCGACCCGGCGCGCCGTGACGGGGGCGTTCGACCGGTCGGGCGGCTCGTCACCGTCCGGCTCCTTCTCGTCGCCGGCGAGTCGGCGGAGGGTCGGGCCGAAGACGACTGGCATACCGCACCCTCGGGGGCGGTCGGCTTCAATCGCTCGGACCGGCACCAGGGGTGGCCTCAGTACGTGAGGCTCATCCCGCCCTCGTGGGTCATGTCGCCACCGTTGAGATGCTTGCTGTGGTGCGAACAGCCCATCACGTAGAGGTTCGCCACCTCGTAGGGCTCCATCATCTCCTTGACGCGGGTGCGTTCGAGCATCACCTGTTCGACGACCTCGTCGACGGTCAGTCCGCGGCGGTCGGCGGTGTCGGGCAGTTGCTTCGCGACCAGCCCGGTCTTGACGTACGCCGTCGAGACCGTGAACGCCCGGACCGTCCCCTCGCCCTCGGCGGCGATGGACTGGGTGAGCCCGCGGAGCCCGAACTTGGTCGTGTTGTACGCCACCTTGTCCCGGGTGACGATGTGGCCGTGGACCGAGCACATGTTGCCGACGACGCCGCGGCCGTCGTCGTTCGCGCGGAAGTGTGGCAGGCAGTGTTTCGTCAGCAGCAGCGGTGCGCGCTGCATCACGTCGTGCATCAGGTCGTACTTCTCGACCGGGAACGACTCGATGGGCGCGACCGTCTGGATGCCGGCGATGTTCGCGAGGTAGCGGAGGTTCCCGTGCCCGGCGGCCTCGTCGACGATGCGCTCGAGGTCCGTGTCGTCCGCGAGGTTGCCCGCGACGGTCTCGACCGTGCCGGGGAGGTCGAGGTCGGCGGCCCGCTCCTGGACCTCCGCGAGTCCGGCCTCGTCGCGGTCGGTCGCGACGACCGTCAGTCCGTTGGCCGCGAACGCGAGCGCGGTCGCTCGCCCGATGCCGGCGCCGCCGCCGGTCACGAGCGCGACGTTCTCCGATGCGTAGTTCGGGTCGTCCAGTTCCAGCAGGTCACCACGAGTGATCTCGCTGGGTCCGTACTTCTCCATCGCCTCATCGACGGTCATATCGGCCATACGTCCAGAACCGCCGTCGGCGAGGAATAGCTACCGGCGGCGGCGCGAGCCGACTACTCGATGTCGGCGCTGGCGTCCGACTGGACGTTCTCCAGCGCCCGTCGGGCGCCACTTTTCGAGGAGTAGCCCTCGCCACTGTCCGCGATGATGCGACCGTTCTTCGAGAGCAGCCGCCAGCGGTACTCACCGGCCTTGTCCTCGAACACCTCGAAGTGCGGCGTCCCGATCTCCAGCACGCTCGCGGTCGGCGCGTCGCGCTGGATGCGCTCGACGGCCTCCTTCGCGCTACTCTTCGAGGAGTAGCCCTCGCTGCTGTCCGCGATGATGTCGTTCCCGGATGTCAGTCGCCACCGATACTCGCCGGCCTTGTCCTCGTAGACTTCGTAGGATGCCATACAAACCTTCATTCGACCCCACAACATATATAATTACCCCATATAGAGTAATATCAGCGATTAATTCTTTTGTAGCGAATAGACGACAGTAATGGAGGGCAGAATCGAGTTCTGTATATCCCGGGCGACCCCGGGTGGGGGCCGTACCGGTCCGACGGTCAGGCCGCTTCGGAGTCGGCGTTGGGAGCGTTGCGCTTCATGCTCTCGATGGCCTCGTAGACGCCGCTGCGGTCGGAGTAGCCCTCGCCGCAGTCGGCGATGATGTTGCCGTTGCGATGGCGGAGCCGCCAGCGCCACTCGCCGCCCTTGTCCTCGAAGATCTCGAATGCAGCACGGCCAGCGTCCAGCACGTCCGCCGCGGGGGCGTGCTTCTGGACCCGCTCGACGGCCTCTTCGACGCCGCTCTTCGAGGCGTAGCCCTCGCCGCTGTCCGCGACGATCTGGTCGTTGCCACCGAGCGCCCGCCAGCGGTGCTCGCCCGCCTTGTCCTCGAATATCTCGAACTCGAGGTCGTCGGTGCGCTCGCGCATCCGGTCGACCGCACGGCGCGCGTCGTGGCGGCGGGTGTAGCCCTCGCTGCCGTCGGCGAGGATGTTGCCGTTCTCGTGGACGAGTCGCCAGCGGTACTCGCCGGCGGCGTCGCGGTACACCTCGAAGCCGGCTGGGTCGAGGCGGAGGTAGTCGGCCTCCGGGACGTACTCCCGGACGCGGCCGACGGCGGTGTCACGGCCCCCCGTCGAGGAGTAGCCCTCGCCGCTGTCGGCGAGGATGTTGCCGTTCTCGTGGCGGAGCCGCCAGCGGTGCTCGCCGCCCTTGTCCTGGTAGGTCTCGAACGTCGCGCGGCTCTCGCGCTCGGCGGGCGGCTCGAACGCCTCCTCCT from Haloglomus litoreum includes the following:
- a CDS encoding YegP family protein, whose amino-acid sequence is MASYEVYEDKAGEYRWRLTSGNDIIADSSEGYSSKSSAKEAVERIQRDAPTASVLEIGTPHFEVFEDKAGEYRWRLLSKNGRIIADSGEGYSSKSGARRALENVQSDASADIE
- a CDS encoding SDR family NAD(P)-dependent oxidoreductase; protein product: MTVDEAMEKYGPSEITRGDLLELDDPNYASENVALVTGGGAGIGRATALAFAANGLTVVATDRDEAGLAEVQERAADLDLPGTVETVAGNLADDTDLERIVDEAAGHGNLRYLANIAGIQTVAPIESFPVEKYDLMHDVMQRAPLLLTKHCLPHFRANDDGRGVVGNMCSVHGHIVTRDKVAYNTTKFGLRGLTQSIAAEGEGTVRAFTVSTAYVKTGLVAKQLPDTADRRGLTVDEVVEQVMLERTRVKEMMEPYEVANLYVMGCSHHSKHLNGGDMTHEGGMSLTY
- a CDS encoding patatin-like phospholipase family protein, with translation MTDDPLKVAIACQGGGSHTAFTAGALQRLLPEITRERYDVVGFSGTSGGAICALLGWYGHVSPDHAPAALLGEFWKDMEADTPAERYLNDLTVQTARFRAMGFPFPSFSPGQTPAGALAERELRRLLERHVDFANARRLSAQIREQRHEETITPGLLVSAIDVLSGEFRVFRGREMSADAVLASAAEPGLFGAVDVDGRHYWDGLFSKNPPVRDFSTADDIPDPDEVWLIQINPSERSTVPTSQEGIADRRNELSGNTSLEQEVQFIEQVNEWVDAGYLPERHTHTDIRRVRFEEELAWSTKLDRSPAFLEALFRTGRERADAFLGDRRA